The Alphaproteobacteria bacterium sequence ATCACCGTGATGGGCTCACGCTCGACGTAGGCTTCGAGCGGAACGTCCTCGACCTCGGGGGCCGAGCCGATCTCAGTGCGCCGTTTGCCGAGCGGAGATTTCGGACCGAACTTCGCCTTGAGCGCGCGCACCTCCTCGCCAAGTCGTTTCCAGCGCTTGCTTTCGTCCCTGAGGAGGCCCTTGATCTCGGCGCGTTCCGCCGAGAGTTTTTTGTGCTCTTCGGCGATCGAAATCTCTTCGAGCTTGCGCAACGCGCGCAGGCGCATGTTGAGAATCGCCTCGACCTGATTATCGGTGAGCTTCCACTTGCGCATCATCTTTGCCTTTGGGTCGTCCTCCTCGCGGATGATGCGGATTACGGCGTCGATATTGAGATATGCGATGCGGAAGCCCTCGAGGATCTCGAGCCTTTCCTCGATCTTGCCGAGGCGGAATTTCGAGCGGCGAACGAGCACGTCGTGGCGATGATCGAGATAGGCGCGCAAGACCTCGCGGAGGTTCATCACACGAGGCGCTAACCCGCCGTCGAGCACGTTCATGTTGAGGCCAATGCGCGTCTCTAGCTCGGTTTGGCGGAAGAGCGTTTCCATCAGCACCGCGGGATCGACATTGCGGCTCTTGGGTTCGAGCACGAGGCGTACTTCGTCGGTCGACTCGTCCCGCACGTCGGCGAGAAGAGCGAGTTTTTTTTGCTGCAGAAGTTCGGCGATCCGCTCGATGAGCCGCGCCTTCTGCACCTGATAAGGGATCTCCGTGACGACGACCTGATAGATACCGCCCTTGAGTTTCTCCACCTCCCACCGCGCCCGCAGACGGAAGCTGCCTCGCCCGCTTGCGTAAGCTTCGACAATATTCTCGCGCGGTTCGACGAGGATGCCACCAGTCGGGAAATCCGGCCCAGGAACGAGCCGGACCAGCGTGTCGATGCGCGCCTCGGGATGTCCGATCAAGTGGACGAGGGAGTCGCAAAGTTCGCCGATATTGTGAGGCGGAATGCTCGTCGCCATGCCGACGGCGATTCCCTGAGCGCCATTGGCAAGCAGGTTCGGGAAATTCGCGGGCAGGACGATGGGCTCTTCGTTCTCGCCATCGTAGGTCTGGCGGAAACCGACGGCATCCTCATCGATCCCTTCGAGGAGCAATTCCGCGACCGCCGTCATCCGTGCTTCCGTGTATCGCATCGCGGCGGCGTTATCGCCGTCGACGTTCCCGAAATTGCCTTGCCCGTCGACGAGGGGATAGCGCGCAGCGAATTCCTGCGCCAAGCGCACGAGCGCGTCGTAGATCGCGGCATCGCCGTGCGGATGGTACTTCCCCATGACATCGCCAACGATGCGCGCACATTTCTTGAAGCCCTGATCCGGATCCAGCCGGAGCTGACGCATCGCGTAGAGCAGGCGCCGATGTACTGGCTTCAGGCCATCGCGTACGTCCGGTAGCGAGCGCGACATGATCGTCGAGAGCGCGTAGGAGAGGTAACGCTCCGAGAGCGCGTCCGAAAACGGGGCCGGACGAACCTCGCCGGCCAAAGTTAAATCTGCCATCGAAACCTCATTGGGACCCTAGATATAGTAGCTGAGCCGCAATCTCCGTCAACTGCTTGGCGGCATCGATGGCCTTGACCTCTTGCTATCCCGAGAGCGCAGAGTGCGGCTGAGCTGATCGAGGAAATAGGAGCGGCTTGCTGGCGGCTGGCGATGAAATGCCGCAAAGACGTGGCGTTCGAGGAAGTGTCCGGTGAGCGCCAAGGCTTCGGCGATATCGCCATCGCTCGGCGTGGCCGCACTATCGATGAGAAATCCCGGCAGCGCCAAGAGCCTGTCCCGGTAGGCCTCCCCGGCGGAGAGCGAGACGGCGCGGCCGGTACGCGGAGAGACAAAGGCAAGCTCGTCGTTGCGCCCGGTAGCTGCACACTTGGTCAGGTCGAGGCCAAAACCGAGCTCGCCGAGAAGGCCCAACTCCCAAGCGACGACCGCCCGGCCCCAACCCGTAATGCGGTCGCTCGATTCGAGCGCGGCCACGAGTGCCGAAATGGCAGCGAAGATCGTGGGATGCGGTTCGCGCTCGGGTAAGGCGAGTTCCGCAACGGCGCAGGCAGACGCTAATGCCGCAAGGCGCAGCGGGTCGTCGAGCAATGCCGCCGCACCATTATGGAGCTGTTCGCAAGAAAAATATCCTAGGTGGTCTGCAAGTCGAGCCCGCCACGTGGCTTGCAAGCGGCTGCCTGGTTGAAGTGCGCCTCGCTTGCCGGCACTCGCCCCCCCATGGACGAGGCCGGCATGACGACCGTGCTCACGCGTCAGGAGCTGCAAGATCAAAGCCCTTTCGCCGTGCTTGCGCGCGGCCAGGACGATTCCCTCGTCGGTCCATTCCATGGCTCTGGTTTAGCCCACAACGGTTTGAGTGACTATATTTTGGTTGGCGCGCACATTGTTCAACGAGCCCAACGCGTCGGGGAATGGAATACGGTCGGGCCGCGCAATCGATCAGCGCCAAAGTGCACTCGAGCACCCTGTGTGCGCAGCAACGATCCTGACCGTCCCGCGCCTGCGGATAGAGTTCCGCATCAATGCTTTGGAATATTGTCCGCGTTGGCGATCTCATAGGTGTCATCGTGGGCCCGTCACACATCGAATTCGAGCCCTATCGTGCGATAGTGCTCGGGCCGATCCGCCCAATTCTCCTCTACCTTGACGTGAAGGACGAGATGCGCGCGGCGGCCGATGAGCGATTCGAGCTCTTTGCGCGCCGCACTGCCGATCGCTTTGATGCGCGCGCCACCCTTCCCGAGCACGATCGGCCTGTGGCTTTCGCGTTGGACATAGATCACCGCGGACACTCGCGCACTCCCGTCGCCGTGCTCCTCCCAAGATTCGACGTCGACGGCACTTGCATAGGGAAGCTCCTGATGGAGCTGGAGGAAAACCTGCTCTCGCACGAGCTCGGCGGCGAGGAGGCGGGTCGGCAAGTCGGAAAGCTGGTCCTCGGGGTAGAGCCAGGCGCCGGGCGGCATCCTCGCCACGAGCGCTGCGCGCAGGTCCTCGACCCCGTCGCCATTGAGGGCGGAAATCATGAACGTGTCTGTGAAGGCACCGTCAGCATTCAGGCGTGCCGCGAGTTCAAGGAGAAGCGGCTTTTCGACCCGATCGATCTTATTGAGCACGAGGATCGCCTGCCGATTGCCGCGCTTGAGACCATCGAGAATGCGGCGCGTATCTTCGTCGTAGCCCCTCGCGGCATCGACCAGGACTGCGATCACATCCGCGTCGTGAGCCCCTTTCCAGGCGGCCGCGATCATGGCGCGGTCGAGTCGGCGCTTCGGCGTGAAGATTCCCGGCGTGTCCACGAGAACGAGCTGCGTGGCGCCAACGATGGCGATGCCGATGATTCGCGTGCGGGTAGTCTGCAC is a genomic window containing:
- the parC gene encoding DNA topoisomerase IV subunit A gives rise to the protein MADLTLAGEVRPAPFSDALSERYLSYALSTIMSRSLPDVRDGLKPVHRRLLYAMRQLRLDPDQGFKKCARIVGDVMGKYHPHGDAAIYDALVRLAQEFAARYPLVDGQGNFGNVDGDNAAAMRYTEARMTAVAELLLEGIDEDAVGFRQTYDGENEEPIVLPANFPNLLANGAQGIAVGMATSIPPHNIGELCDSLVHLIGHPEARIDTLVRLVPGPDFPTGGILVEPRENIVEAYASGRGSFRLRARWEVEKLKGGIYQVVVTEIPYQVQKARLIERIAELLQQKKLALLADVRDESTDEVRLVLEPKSRNVDPAVLMETLFRQTELETRIGLNMNVLDGGLAPRVMNLREVLRAYLDHRHDVLVRRSKFRLGKIEERLEILEGFRIAYLNIDAVIRIIREEDDPKAKMMRKWKLTDNQVEAILNMRLRALRKLEEISIAEEHKKLSAERAEIKGLLRDESKRWKRLGEEVRALKAKFGPKSPLGKRRTEIGSAPEVEDVPLEAYVEREPITVICSDKGWIRSVKGHLADMADLKYKEGDRHRFAIHAETTDKLLVFATNGRFYTLTCDKLPGGRGFGEPLSLMIEFGNDQGLVHMRVYKADEKFIVAASDGRGFVVKAEDVLAQTRAGKQVLNVGGDVEAAACAPVSGDWVAVLGENRKLVLFKLDEVPEMSRGRGVILQKYKDGGLSDVKSFAMAEGLTCRTGDRTRTFSKVELGDWVGQRAQAGRLPPNGFPRSRKFD
- the recO gene encoding DNA repair protein RecO; the encoded protein is MEWTDEGIVLAARKHGERALILQLLTREHGRHAGLVHGGASAGKRGALQPGSRLQATWRARLADHLGYFSCEQLHNGAAALLDDPLRLAALASACAVAELALPEREPHPTIFAAISALVAALESSDRITGWGRAVVAWELGLLGELGFGLDLTKCAATGRNDELAFVSPRTGRAVSLSAGEAYRDRLLALPGFLIDSAATPSDGDIAEALALTGHFLERHVFAAFHRQPPASRSYFLDQLSRTLRSRDSKRSRPSMPPSS
- the era gene encoding GTPase Era, with amino-acid sequence MAETVDDAAGRRCGFVALIGRPNVGKSTLTNALVGAKISIVTPKVQTTRTRIIGIAIVGATQLVLVDTPGIFTPKRRLDRAMIAAAWKGAHDADVIAVLVDAARGYDEDTRRILDGLKRGNRQAILVLNKIDRVEKPLLLELAARLNADGAFTDTFMISALNGDGVEDLRAALVARMPPGAWLYPEDQLSDLPTRLLAAELVREQVFLQLHQELPYASAVDVESWEEHGDGSARVSAVIYVQRESHRPIVLGKGGARIKAIGSAARKELESLIGRRAHLVLHVKVEENWADRPEHYRTIGLEFDV